The DNA sequence CACGCCGCTGGAACTGCTCTTCGATCTGACCTTCGTGATCGCGTTCGGCCAGGCGGGGGAGGAGCTCGCCCACCTGCTCGCGGCCGGGGAGGTGGCCGCCGGGATCGGCGCGTTCGTGTTCGCCATGTTCGCGATCTGCTGGGCCTGGATCAACTTCTCCTGGTTCGCGTCGGCCTACGACACCGACGACTGGTTCTACCGGGTGACGACGCTGGTCCAGATGGTCGGCGTCATCGTCCTCGCGCTCGGGCTGCCGACGCTGTTCGCCTCGGTGGAGCACGGCGGCAGCCTCCTGATCGGCGGGGTGGTCGCCGGGTACGTGGTGATGCGGATCGGGCTCGTCGCGCAGTGGCTGCGCGCCGCGGTGCAGGACCGGGCCAGGCGCCGGGTCGCGCTGGGCTACGCGGGCTTCGTGACGGCGGCTCAGGTCGGCTGGGTGCTCCTGGCGCTCGCCGCGCCCGACTTCCTGACGGCGTTCGTCGTGGCCGTGCTGCTGTACCTGGTGGAGCTCGGCGGCCCGGCGTTCTTGGAGACCCGGCTCGGCGGGACGCCGTGGAACGCCGGCCACATCGCCGAGCGGTACGGCCTCCTGACGATCATCGCCCTCGGCGAGGTGCTGTTCGGGACGGTGACGTCGGTGGCTGCGCTGGTGGCGGCGCACGGCTGGAGCGTGGAGGCGGCGCTGGTCGCCGTCGCGGGTGTCGGCCTCACCTTCGGGCTGTGGTGGACCTACTTCATCATCCCCTCGTCCGCGATCCTGCGCCGGCACCGGCGGCGCGCGGTGGTCTGGGGGTACAGCCACGTGCTGCTGTTCTCCGCCATCGCCGCCACGGGCGCCGGGCTGCACGTCGTCGCGTACTTCGTCGACGGGGAGGCGTCGATCGGGGTGACCGGTGCGATCGTCAGCGTGGCGGCGCCGGTGCTGCTGTTCTCGGTCGTGCTGTTCCTGCTCTACACGTACCTGGTGCACGAGGGCGACCCGTTCCACGTCGGGCTGTTCGCCGGGACGGTGGTCGTGCTGGTCGCGGCCGTGTGGCTGGCCGCGGTGGGAGGGTCGCTCGGGCTCAGCCTGATGCTGGTGACGCTGTCGCCTGCCGTCGTCGTGGTCGGGTACGAGACCGTGGGGTACCGGCACCAGGCGGCGGCGCTGGCACGGCAGATCGGGGAGGCCGGCGGTGGGCCGGTCAGGCCTCCACGAGAGCCGAGCGGATGACGCTCGTGAAGAACGTCAGGCCGTCCACGCCCGACCGCATCGCGGCAGCCGTGTCCGGCCCGAAGCCCGGCTCGACCGCGTGCTCGGGGTGCGGCATCAGGCCGACCACGTTGCCGAGCTCGTTGCGGACGCCCGCGATGTCGTCCAGCGAGCCGTTCGGGTTCACCTCGGTGTAGCGGAAGACGATCAGGCCTTCGCCCTCCAACCGCTTCAGCTCCTCGGCCGACGCGATGAAGCCGCCCTCGCCGTTCTTCAGCGGGATAACGATCTCCTGACCCTGCTCGAAGCCGCTGGTCCACGGGGTGTCCGCGTTCTCGACGATCAGGTGCTGGTCGCGGCGGATGAAGTTGCCGTGGTCGTTCCGGATGAGGCCGCCGGCGACGAGGTGCGCCTCGGCGAGCATCTGGAATCCGTTGCAGATGCCGAGCACCGGCATCCCCTTGCCCGCTGCGTCCACGACCTCGGTCATGATCGGCGAGAGGGAGGCGATGGCGCCGCAGCGCAGGTAGTCGCCGTAGCTGAAGCCACCGGGCAGCACCAGGGCGTCGACACCCTGGAGGTCGTGGTCGCCGTGCCAGAGCGCGACCGGCTCGGCGCCGGCGATGCGGACCGCGCGCAGCGCGTCCCGGTCGTCCAGCGAGCCGGGGAAGGTGATGACGCCGATGCGCATCAGGCGTCCTCGCCCGGGTAGTGGATGCCCACCACGTCCTCGATGACCGAGTTGGAGAGGATCTCGTTGGCGATCTCGGTGACCGCGGCGCGGATCTCGTCGTCGATCGGTCCGTCGACGGTCAGCTCGAACCGCTTGCCGACGCGGACTCCCGAGAACTCGCCCTTGCCGATGCGGGCGAGAGCGCCGGCGACGGCCTTGCCCTGGGGGTCGAGCAGTTC is a window from the Leifsonia shinshuensis genome containing:
- a CDS encoding low temperature requirement protein A, which encodes MSSSTPRTPPTAGTGFNHRLMRMTGRDPGEAHRAATPLELLFDLTFVIAFGQAGEELAHLLAAGEVAAGIGAFVFAMFAICWAWINFSWFASAYDTDDWFYRVTTLVQMVGVIVLALGLPTLFASVEHGGSLLIGGVVAGYVVMRIGLVAQWLRAAVQDRARRRVALGYAGFVTAAQVGWVLLALAAPDFLTAFVVAVLLYLVELGGPAFLETRLGGTPWNAGHIAERYGLLTIIALGEVLFGTVTSVAALVAAHGWSVEAALVAVAGVGLTFGLWWTYFIIPSSAILRRHRRRAVVWGYSHVLLFSAIAATGAGLHVVAYFVDGEASIGVTGAIVSVAAPVLLFSVVLFLLYTYLVHEGDPFHVGLFAGTVVVLVAAVWLAAVGGSLGLSLMLVTLSPAVVVVGYETVGYRHQAAALARQIGEAGGGPVRPPREPSG
- the purQ gene encoding phosphoribosylformylglycinamidine synthase subunit PurQ, with product MRIGVITFPGSLDDRDALRAVRIAGAEPVALWHGDHDLQGVDALVLPGGFSYGDYLRCGAIASLSPIMTEVVDAAGKGMPVLGICNGFQMLAEAHLVAGGLIRNDHGNFIRRDQHLIVENADTPWTSGFEQGQEIVIPLKNGEGGFIASAEELKRLEGEGLIVFRYTEVNPNGSLDDIAGVRNELGNVVGLMPHPEHAVEPGFGPDTAAAMRSGVDGLTFFTSVIRSALVEA
- the purS gene encoding phosphoribosylformylglycinamidine synthase subunit PurS; translation: MPKAELLDPQGKAVAGALARIGKGEFSGVRVGKRFELTVDGPIDDEIRAAVTEIANEILSNSVIEDVVGIHYPGEDA